The sequence GAcggaagaggagataggaaagatggacacggtcgcggGAGTCCGGGGACGGGGCACCACTAGGCGAGAGCTCTtgccggcgtcaggagatggcgtagggcgagctcagtcggccagagctgcgctgtcgtcggagaccgcgggggcacaaccggtcggcacgaaatacaGCGAGCGAGTCCGTACACCTTAGCATCACTGCTGCCACATAGTCAACGAAGGCTTGCAGGGCACTGCCGTGATCCTATCTGGGCTGTTAATACGCGCCACACCCAGAACCACACTGCCGATGCTGCCATAAGCTTTTGTACCCCGTCCAGAAAGTAGAACCCTCTCTCTGCAAAAAGCCTACAAACCCCTTCACAGGTGAGGAAACACCTTTCTGGACTGTGGCATGAGAGTACAAAGATTGATGTTAGTGCCTCGGCagtgcgcttttttttcgggggggggggggggggtgtcatgtCTATTTACCACAGCAAAGAGCGGACACAGGCAGTGCTCAGGAACCGTCCTGCGAAAAGGCCTAGAGCTGCAGTGTCATGATGTGGTATAGCTAACACTCGTCATGTCACATTTTCCCCCTTCGAAAGCCACAGAAGTCCGCATTCGTCGTACTTTATCGAATTTCGTGGGTGCACATATTTCGTCATTTATGCGACGCATTCGTGCAGCAACGACCCGTTCAAGACTCCGTGCTCCACCACAACTGGTACCGCCGGCGCCGGTGACGAGTATGGTAGGTGCACGGTGCCGGGCCAGCTGCCGTGGCCCTCCTCCGGCATGGGCGGCGACGTGGCGGCCGACCAGTCGCGGGCTGGGAGCGACATCAGCCAGTCCACGGAGTACCTGACACCGGCCGGCTCACTCCTGTCGCTCGACTTCTGTTCCACGTTCGACATCTTTCCTTGGGAGGAGGAAGACGCCGAGAACGAGCAAATCCCTCTACGGCCACGTTCGGCCGATACGTCGACGAGTCACGCAAGCATTCTCTCCCAAACGTCCAAGACGGCCGGCGAGAAAGAGGACGAGCAGCATCCCGCGGCGCGCATCCTGGACGTGAGCAGCCAGCGCGTCGACTACCGCACCACGCCCAGTACCACGTCGCTCCTGAGCAGCACGTCGTCGACCAGGTCCACTCAGAAGGACTACATCGCGCAGGGCTACCAAAGCCTAAGCAACAGTGACAGCAGCGACCGCTTTTCCGACGGCACGACCACCACCAGCGGCAGCAGCTATGTCCAAAGCACGAGTCCCACTTCACCACGGACGCCCGTTCGCGTGGTCGATCCATCCGTGCTGTCCACGAGCAAGCTGCTGAAGCCGTGGCTTGAGGACCCGCTGGAGCCGCGAATCGAGCAGCGACCGCGGCCGACGTGGGTACGCCCATGGGCCGGACTGTGCGTGCGTCTGCAGCGTCTGCTCAAGTGCCGCCGCGACCCGACGGGACGCCGCCGCCGGACAGGGGGGCGGTGGTACTTTGGACGTCAACGACGCAACGCAGCAACCAACACGACGCCGTGTAGGGTTGGGCAGCAGGAGGGCCTTGGTCGCAATGCCGACGACGTCTTCAACGTCAGCTCGGACGACTTCTACACGGGCGGCACCCGGTGGTGGGACGTTTGCAGGATCTACCAGCGGTGCGTCTCCTACCTGCATGGCCTCTGGTGCAGGCGCAGCCTGTAGGAGTTCAGGCACAGTGGCAATGCCGGGTAGGGCGTCTTCGACCGCAGTCAAACTTCCAACGGCCACGTAACAGTGGGTCAAAAATGCCAGAGTGGCTGTGCGATGCTGTTCAGATGCATCTCAAACCTACCTGGCAGTCCTCCTGGCCTCGCTTccgagccattttttttttgttgacataTATAACAAAGgtgttcttgttttcttgttGAAAAGTGAACACAGGTTGGTCTCCTCTCCTAGCTCTAtatttcacttttattttttcttttacatcACTCACAAACACGTCTCTGGGCACAAAGCACGTGCCATATGATACACACTCTCCATCGTCCAATCCCCCAGTCTGATCTTCGCCCGCAGAGGAGGTGTAGCCCACCACGCGCGAAGGCTTTCCAGGGAAACCAGGAAAAACATACACACAGCTTCtagacacacacgcacatacatacaaacacacacaggcATGCTACGCTTTTTTTTCGGCTACGAGTGGTGGTCACACAACACAGTCCTTTGTATCACCATTCTAGCACAACTCCCCTCCTCTTGCGGGCACTCCTGATGCGACCTCGAGACAATACAGCACTCGCAGGGCCAAGGCAGAGATAGAGAGACAGATATAGTACGGGGCACCCGTGAAAAAATACTCAAGAATCTTGAAACCTCTGCACCCCTCCCAACTAACCAGGCCCTGGCTTTGTGTTTGGCCCGTTTGTGGCGGCAGTGTGGTGCGCAGGCGCTTGGAAAAACGAGTGACAAAAAGCTGCACCCCATCCTCGGAATACATTTTTTCCATGGCGAGCACCACAGAGTGTGTGGCAGCACAAGCAATGCATGCACTGGCACAGCTGCATTTTCCGAGTATGAAAACGATCGCAATAAAACTTTGACAGTTCCCGCAAGATGAGTGACGAAAATTATAAATGCGTCTCCAAGGCATGCTAAAATGCGTGGTAAAATAACGTCTAGTTAGCTACACATGAAGGTGCCATGGAGAGTTTTCTTAGAGGAAGCAACTAACATAGGGTCATTTAGGAACCATTATGCTCGAATACGAACACGATCAGCACAGTCGCACGCTTCTCAAGCTCCTACGACTGCAATCTGGACGGCCTGTCCTTGGAGTAGGTTGGTTGAATCGGTGTGGAACTCGGCAAAGAAGCTGTTACAACGAACAGTTTCACTAACCttattttcaaaattttcatAGATGTATTTACATTAACATTCCTCCTGAACTTGCAAGTTTGCTTCGAAGTTAGACAGTGGAATGTTACAATGCAGTACATGGTCCTCCTGCTTGGCCTGCTTTCTATTACTTCCACCTAAATTATTAGATAATGCTTCGGTGGTTTAGCCATTGCAATTGCACATTAATGCACATAAAGAGCCAATGCTGATCAATGTGGAAATCTATGCAGATTCACGTACACTAATACAGGACGTACAATAAAACTCAAACAGCTCACAGTGGTAAGACTCGAAATAACTTGATTTTTGTTTCACTCTCCATATGCAATGTATGTAAATAAACTGGACTGTCCTCAAGACTGTACCTCTAGTTGAAAGTGTCACCATCAATGCAAACTATGCAAATGATAATGCAGGCTAGCTACTAATATGGAGCTACACATCTAGCACCATTCTCAGTAATAGTGGCTGCATTGCATTTCTCAATCCTGCCAAGGCAGACCTTGCTGATTAGCCTTAACAACAAATTGTGGAAGCGAATGACAAGGTTCAATAGCAATTAGCACAGATAAACTGTCTGCTGATGGCAGCAACCGACAGTTTAATCTCCAAGATGACTTAGGCAAGATCACTGGGATGCCTTTACAATAAAATATAATATGAGAAAATAGGCTATCGAGCTTTGTGCAAGAGCTATGACTTGAAGAAGACTCCTGAACAAAGGTGACCAGTGCAATTTTGCCTACTTCAATGCTTCACAAAGTTATGAAGCCTCTGCCTTAGTGAAGAATGGACAGTCAATGAGTGGGTGTCAGGAGAATATCGACATGCTGGATAAGTACATTGGACATTACGAAATAATTTGCTGGCAGCAGGCTTTGGTTTTATCTTTTAAAACAGGATTCCGCTGCATAAGCCTTCAtgaaaattgaaacaaaaattcaGAGAAACCTCAGCTTGAACATGCCGGCAGAGTAATCGTGCACACAAGCCATCAACAGATACACTCAACTGACAGTGGGCAGCAGTGTTGTACGCCTTGTACATGACCCATCAACATAACCCGTATATCTACATAGTTGCTTCCCTCTGACGAGTTGGTGAGTCATGCGCACTGCCCTACAAGTATGCGACCAACATGGGCAAGGTTTCAGGCAT comes from Rhipicephalus microplus isolate Deutch F79 unplaced genomic scaffold, USDA_Rmic scaffold_20, whole genome shotgun sequence and encodes:
- the LOC142785280 gene encoding uncharacterized protein LOC142785280; translated protein: MAARGNTYLTPKRTKRLAIAAMEAATLSPLREDDADRQPCQERQDNARNDPFKTPCSTTTGTAGAGDEYGRCTVPGQLPWPSSGMGGDVAADQSRAGSDISQSTEYLTPAGSLLSLDFCSTFDIFPWEEEDAENEQIPLRPRSADTSTSHASILSQTSKTAGEKEDEQHPAARILDVSSQRVDYRTTPSTTSLLSSTSSTRSTQKDYIAQGYQSLSNSDSSDRFSDGTTTTSGSSYVQSTSPTSPRTPVRVVDPSVLSTSKLLKPWLEDPLEPRIEQRPRPTWVRPWAGLCVRLQRLLKCRRDPTGRRRRTGGRWYFGRQRRNAATNTTPCRVGQQEGLGRNADDVFNVSSDDFYTGGTRWWDVCRIYQRCVSYLHGLWCRRSL